The Silvanigrella paludirubra genome contains a region encoding:
- a CDS encoding Dps family protein gives MKANIGINKSDSAKIVEILSHYLADSYYLYLKTHNFHWNVTGMYFENLHKLFDTQYNALFDSLDEIAERIRSLGEFVPATYSQLKELTCLKETKEVPKDREMIKILLEDHETIIRNLRSWIEETNKAGDAGTSDFLTARIEEHEKTAWMLRSHFD, from the coding sequence ATGAAAGCAAATATAGGAATAAATAAATCGGATAGCGCTAAAATTGTAGAAATACTTTCTCACTACTTAGCAGACTCGTACTATTTATATTTAAAAACTCACAATTTCCATTGGAATGTGACGGGAATGTATTTTGAAAACCTTCACAAGTTATTTGATACACAATATAATGCTCTATTCGATAGCTTAGATGAAATAGCAGAACGTATTCGTTCTTTGGGAGAATTTGTTCCTGCAACATATTCCCAATTAAAAGAATTAACTTGTCTTAAAGAAACAAAAGAAGTTCCAAAAGATAGAGAAATGATCAAAATATTATTAGAAGATCACGAAACTATCATTCGCAACTTAAGATCTTGGATCGAAGAAACAAATAAAGCTGGAGATGCAGGAACAAGCGATTTTCTAACCGCTCGCATTGAAGAACATGAAAAAACAGCCTGGATGTTAAGAAGTCATTTTGACTAA
- a CDS encoding tetratricopeptide repeat protein, whose product MQNSLNDFRSALFAGDFYLAENIGLVQIQQNGEKADWLNELGILYLMKGDLPEALRFFDRAVASDSNFIEAQFNASIILSDLGFYDEAATRFADACKREGTLLAQKHYDMFLFYQSVRRFSEAEEEIKKAIALYQNTDYIIELARNYLELQKYDEALEQINHILTIDPNHPIAINLKSQCMQSKENFITNPNSAKDMESKLLA is encoded by the coding sequence GTGCAGAACTCTTTGAATGACTTTCGTTCCGCCTTGTTTGCTGGAGATTTTTATTTAGCTGAAAATATTGGATTAGTTCAAATCCAACAAAACGGCGAAAAAGCTGATTGGCTAAATGAATTGGGTATTTTATATTTAATGAAAGGAGATCTTCCTGAAGCTCTTCGTTTTTTTGATAGAGCCGTAGCTTCAGATAGTAATTTTATAGAAGCTCAATTTAATGCCTCTATTATTTTGAGTGATCTTGGGTTTTATGATGAGGCGGCGACTCGATTTGCAGATGCTTGCAAAAGAGAAGGAACACTTCTGGCTCAAAAACATTATGATATGTTTTTATTTTATCAATCCGTTCGTCGCTTTTCTGAAGCAGAGGAGGAAATTAAAAAAGCAATAGCACTATATCAAAACACCGATTATATTATTGAACTAGCAAGAAATTATCTTGAACTACAAAAATATGATGAAGCATTAGAACAAATAAATCATATTCTTACGATCGATCCAAATCATCCTATTGCAATAAATTTAAAATCACAGTGCATGCAATCAAAAGAAAACTTTATTACGAATCCAAACTCTGCTAAAGACATGGAAAGTAAATTATTAGCTTAA
- a CDS encoding adenylosuccinate synthase, with translation MKLQHGSATLVLGVQYGDEGKGKLVDVLAEQADLVCRVQGGNNAGHTIWVNGEKIVTQLLPSGILRENCEIGIGAGVVVDPFVLRDEIKKIKAQGYDITPERLHVDYRASVILPYHKNMDLKRELERSKSTSKIGTTGRGIGPTYASRAYREGPRIAEIANPDNFRAWLKSQPQLNEGLEPKVLEEFLETAEQLRPYMKDLAMIANNRMAQGGRLLLEGAQGAMLDVSFGTYPFVTSSNLVSGSCAGGLGIPPWKITNIVGVIKAYSTRVGNGPYPAELFGDFADELRKRGNEFGTNTGRPRSVGWLDLVALRYLTKVNGLTGLAIMKADVLAGLEHIGIITSYRDKRTQKEMVGYPMTPSAWESVEPVIEFVDGWEEVASGQNLNKQYKAFIKKVEEFIDVPSVYISTGAERSEGLWM, from the coding sequence ATGAAGCTACAACATGGATCTGCCACACTCGTCCTTGGAGTCCAATATGGTGACGAAGGAAAAGGAAAGCTTGTAGATGTTCTTGCAGAGCAAGCAGACCTCGTTTGCCGTGTGCAAGGCGGTAATAATGCTGGACATACAATATGGGTTAACGGCGAAAAAATTGTGACTCAGCTTCTTCCATCTGGTATTTTAAGAGAAAATTGCGAAATTGGAATTGGAGCAGGAGTTGTCGTTGATCCTTTTGTGTTAAGAGATGAAATTAAAAAAATAAAGGCTCAAGGATACGATATTACTCCAGAAAGACTACACGTAGACTACCGTGCAAGTGTAATTTTACCATACCATAAAAATATGGATCTCAAAAGAGAGCTAGAGCGTTCAAAAAGTACCTCAAAAATCGGAACAACTGGAAGAGGCATTGGCCCAACATATGCAAGCCGTGCTTATAGAGAAGGACCACGAATTGCAGAAATTGCAAATCCAGATAATTTTAGAGCATGGCTAAAATCACAGCCCCAATTAAACGAAGGTTTAGAACCAAAAGTTCTTGAAGAATTCCTTGAAACAGCTGAACAACTTAGACCATATATGAAAGACCTCGCCATGATTGCCAACAATCGTATGGCTCAAGGCGGTAGACTTTTATTGGAAGGCGCACAAGGCGCTATGCTAGATGTTAGCTTTGGGACATATCCTTTTGTAACATCCAGTAATTTAGTTTCTGGCTCATGTGCTGGCGGTTTAGGCATTCCTCCTTGGAAGATCACAAATATTGTTGGTGTTATTAAAGCCTATTCTACAAGAGTTGGTAATGGACCTTACCCTGCTGAACTCTTTGGTGATTTTGCAGATGAACTTCGCAAACGTGGAAATGAATTTGGGACAAATACAGGTCGTCCACGTTCCGTAGGATGGCTCGATCTTGTTGCACTTCGTTACCTTACCAAAGTAAATGGCCTAACAGGTTTAGCTATTATGAAAGCAGATGTTCTTGCAGGACTTGAGCATATTGGAATTATCACATCATATCGTGACAAGAGAACACAAAAAGAAATGGTCGGCTATCCAATGACACCATCTGCATGGGAAAGCGTTGAACCTGTAATAGAATTTGTTGATGGCTGGGAAGAAGTTGCATCAGGACAAAATCTAAATAAACAATATAAAGCTTTTATTAAAAAAGTAGAAGAATTTATAGATGTCCCTAGCGTTTATATTTCTACAGGCGCAGAAAGAAGTGAAGGGCTTTGGATGTAA
- a CDS encoding thioesterase II family protein: MIKYNKYIYKKNEIKDPKLRLLINHHAGGSSTTYFNFCNFFPENWDICFLDLPNRGIDFSEDFVRNRDELQNFVDKYLKNLNDVPLALFGHSLGGYISYEIAHQLSFQKENSLIWLGISATKPPNLIKKDVSLPEYLNSSEQLIKWMKDIGGTPDEFFNSSELLNLFLPVIKNDLTLFHNLNNNPIYFEKLKIPISIFSGMKDMKASPIEMSNWRNFTENEFSQNEYEGGHFYFQGKEKILVNSILNSLNKISISN, encoded by the coding sequence ATGATAAAATACAATAAATATATTTATAAAAAAAATGAAATTAAAGATCCAAAATTAAGACTTTTAATCAATCATCATGCAGGTGGTTCTTCTACAACTTATTTTAATTTTTGCAATTTTTTTCCAGAAAATTGGGATATCTGTTTTTTAGATCTTCCAAATCGAGGGATAGATTTTTCAGAAGATTTTGTTAGAAATAGAGATGAATTACAAAATTTTGTTGATAAATATTTAAAAAATTTAAATGATGTACCTCTTGCTCTTTTTGGACACAGCTTAGGCGGTTATATTTCATATGAAATTGCACATCAATTATCTTTCCAAAAAGAAAACTCACTGATATGGCTTGGAATATCAGCAACAAAACCTCCCAATTTAATAAAAAAAGATGTTTCTTTACCTGAATATCTAAATTCATCTGAACAATTAATCAAATGGATGAAAGATATAGGGGGAACACCTGATGAATTTTTTAACTCATCTGAACTTTTAAATTTATTTTTGCCTGTTATAAAAAATGATTTAACTCTATTTCATAATCTAAATAACAATCCTATTTATTTTGAAAAACTTAAAATTCCAATTTCAATTTTTTCAGGAATGAAAGATATGAAAGCTTCACCAATTGAAATGTCAAATTGGAGAAACTTTACAGAAAATGAATTTTCACAAAATGAATATGAGGGTGGTCATTTTTATTTTCAAGGAAAAGAAAAAATTTTAGTGAACAGCATCTTAAATAGCTTAAATAAAATAAGCATTTCCAATTAA
- a CDS encoding diphosphate--fructose-6-phosphate 1-phosphotransferase has product MTLQGNALIIQSGGPTAVINQSLAGIMGASRDYPDKINHVYGAYHGLHGVLYENLIDLSSEDTRVWRTIANSPGAALGSARIKPRHSDLNRIFEVFTAHNIKFVFYNGGNDSAEAAQLIREEANKRQYDVRILHIPKTIDNDLMVTNHCPGYGSVAKVVSHIIAGDDLDNRSFFNSVKINVVMGRHAGWIAAATALAKKGHIDIEDDDEVGPHLIYLPEVEFNEKKFLSDVQKTYNRIGRATIVVAEGIADQLGEEKFAGEKDEFGNALLSSSGKLGDYLSNLIKKNLVYNTAFGKLRCRADTLGYLQRSLAGMASPTDQADAFLVGSMGVHYMMKGESDKMVTLIRLPGDTYKCETSLCDLKLVAQKTKLMPKSMINSEENGVTEEFYQYAMPLAGIVPEIHALKPKHIKKRLLDYVRPDK; this is encoded by the coding sequence ATGACACTTCAAGGTAATGCTCTTATAATTCAATCAGGTGGGCCTACCGCTGTGATCAATCAATCTCTTGCTGGAATTATGGGAGCAAGCAGAGACTATCCAGATAAAATTAATCATGTATATGGAGCATACCATGGACTCCATGGTGTTCTCTATGAAAATCTAATTGATCTTTCTAGTGAAGATACCAGAGTTTGGCGCACAATAGCCAATTCTCCAGGAGCTGCGTTAGGCTCTGCCCGCATTAAACCAAGACACAGTGATCTTAATCGCATTTTTGAAGTTTTTACAGCCCACAATATTAAGTTTGTTTTTTATAATGGTGGTAATGACTCTGCTGAAGCAGCACAACTTATTCGTGAAGAAGCAAATAAACGTCAATATGATGTTCGTATTCTACATATCCCAAAAACAATTGATAATGACTTAATGGTAACAAATCATTGCCCTGGATACGGAAGTGTTGCAAAGGTTGTTTCTCACATTATTGCTGGAGATGACCTTGATAATAGAAGTTTTTTCAATAGTGTTAAAATAAATGTTGTTATGGGCAGACATGCTGGTTGGATCGCTGCAGCTACGGCATTAGCAAAAAAAGGCCATATTGATATTGAAGATGATGATGAAGTTGGTCCTCATCTAATTTATCTTCCTGAAGTTGAATTTAATGAGAAGAAATTTTTATCTGATGTTCAAAAAACCTATAATCGTATTGGCAGAGCTACTATTGTTGTAGCAGAGGGAATTGCAGATCAACTTGGTGAAGAAAAATTTGCTGGTGAAAAAGATGAATTTGGTAACGCCCTATTATCAAGCTCAGGAAAACTTGGCGATTATTTATCAAATTTAATCAAGAAAAACTTAGTATATAATACAGCATTTGGAAAGTTACGCTGCCGTGCCGATACCCTTGGTTATTTACAAAGATCTCTTGCTGGAATGGCTTCTCCTACTGATCAAGCCGATGCCTTTTTAGTAGGATCCATGGGAGTTCACTATATGATGAAAGGAGAATCGGATAAAATGGTTACATTAATCCGCCTGCCTGGAGATACTTATAAATGTGAAACTTCACTTTGTGATTTAAAACTTGTTGCTCAAAAAACAAAATTAATGCCTAAGAGTATGATTAATAGTGAAGAAAATGGGGTTACAGAAGAATTTTATCAATATGCTATGCCACTTGCCGGAATTGTTCCTGAGATTCATGCCTTAAAGCCAAAACATATCAAAAAAAGATTATTAGATTACGTTCGCCCAGATAAATAG
- the hisS gene encoding histidine--tRNA ligase — MSSNLSQNKKTVLSTQGYRGTRDFFPNDQRLQNYVYSKIHKLMHSFGYEEYNGPIVEHLELYAAKSSEEIVREQLYSFKDKGDRTLAIRPEMTPTLARMVASKQKELLKPIRWYSIPTCMRFERPQRGRLREFDQLNVDIFGGNSLDEDIEIILSAVDVLKCVGAKYEDFEVKINHRGIINSFLSNIMNVPEGNISSLLRLLDKKDKLSSDEFSVECKKLNLTQDQTNNLDQFLNSSIEEIISLLGDYAAPAKELKNRIDSLIELTSEKVIKFSPEIMRGFDYYTGMVFEVFDKHPDNQRALFGGGRYDNLIAAFGGDDLAGVGYGMGDVAIINFMEVHGYLPELKKETDVCVIRFSESDRISALKLSKELRALGLNTESPVTLSKFGKQIQNAEKVGAKAVAFRGNDEMVNNTFCVKWLLTGEQEIYNYEKEGFDLFYKKLKMN, encoded by the coding sequence ATGTCTTCTAATCTCTCCCAAAATAAAAAAACCGTATTAAGCACACAAGGATATAGAGGGACAAGAGATTTTTTCCCTAATGACCAACGCCTACAAAATTATGTATACTCGAAAATTCATAAATTAATGCACTCCTTCGGATACGAAGAATATAATGGTCCCATTGTTGAACATCTTGAATTATATGCGGCAAAATCAAGTGAAGAAATTGTGAGAGAACAGCTCTATTCTTTTAAAGATAAAGGGGATAGAACTCTCGCTATTCGCCCTGAAATGACTCCTACTTTGGCAAGAATGGTTGCTTCAAAACAAAAAGAATTATTAAAACCAATACGCTGGTATAGTATTCCAACATGTATGCGTTTTGAACGTCCGCAAAGAGGACGTCTTCGTGAGTTTGATCAATTAAATGTTGATATTTTTGGTGGTAATTCTTTAGATGAAGACATAGAAATTATTTTATCAGCAGTAGATGTTCTTAAATGTGTTGGTGCAAAATATGAAGATTTTGAAGTAAAAATAAATCATAGGGGAATTATTAATTCATTTTTAAGCAATATTATGAATGTACCAGAAGGTAACATATCTTCTCTTTTAAGACTTTTAGATAAAAAAGATAAATTAAGTTCTGATGAGTTTAGTGTTGAATGTAAAAAATTAAATTTAACTCAAGACCAAACAAATAATTTAGATCAATTCTTAAATTCATCTATTGAAGAAATCATTTCTTTATTAGGCGATTATGCCGCTCCTGCAAAAGAATTAAAAAATAGAATTGATTCTTTAATAGAACTTACTTCTGAAAAAGTGATTAAATTTTCGCCTGAAATTATGCGTGGGTTTGATTATTATACAGGAATGGTCTTTGAAGTATTTGATAAACATCCAGATAATCAAAGAGCATTATTTGGTGGTGGCCGTTACGATAATTTAATTGCTGCTTTTGGTGGTGATGATTTAGCAGGTGTAGGCTATGGAATGGGCGATGTCGCTATCATAAATTTTATGGAAGTACATGGTTATCTTCCTGAATTAAAAAAAGAGACAGATGTTTGTGTAATCCGTTTTTCTGAATCTGATCGTATTTCTGCATTAAAATTGTCGAAAGAATTAAGAGCTCTAGGATTAAACACAGAATCTCCAGTTACTTTAAGTAAATTTGGAAAACAAATTCAAAATGCCGAAAAAGTAGGAGCAAAGGCTGTAGCATTTCGTGGAAATGATGAAATGGTCAATAATACTTTTTGTGTAAAATGGTTATTAACTGGCGAGCAAGAGATTTATAATTATGAAAAGGAAGGCTTTGATCTTTTTTATAAAAAACTAAAAATGAATTGA
- a CDS encoding fatty acid desaturase, producing MNEQNCSNAELEKNILHKNIKDISDTLNFIHSKEKIKYFKKLENPSSLFSTFLILYLWSGIFIGWYLTAGIHFLFFPISIVIISINQRTLRNILHDASHNNLYSNQKLNEYLSNFFAGYPLFEKTKYFRKSHLAHHRYLGIKNKDPDFVFINELDPTQKKSCYQIYIMAIRNKKWLKSSNFGNLYYFNYKEILEVFFWWFIFLVTLIYIFSLKKVIIFLILWFVSKATLYHFLKVFMEISDHAGLEINGIIKSTRSMPNKLSSMIFFPFGDNYHLTHHLLPKIPTIKLRKAHKILIEWDNYQKACFPKRYFFGRKSVIMNWVIHRKKSDFT from the coding sequence ATGAATGAGCAAAATTGTTCTAATGCTGAATTAGAAAAAAACATTCTTCATAAAAATATAAAAGATATTTCTGATACTTTAAACTTTATTCATTCAAAAGAAAAAATAAAATATTTTAAAAAATTGGAAAACCCATCTTCTCTTTTTTCAACATTTTTAATTTTGTATCTTTGGAGTGGCATTTTCATTGGCTGGTATTTAACCGCAGGGATTCACTTTTTATTTTTTCCTATATCTATAGTTATAATTAGTATTAATCAAAGAACTCTTCGCAATATTTTACATGACGCTTCGCATAATAATTTATATTCCAATCAAAAATTAAATGAATATTTATCAAATTTTTTTGCAGGATATCCACTATTTGAAAAAACAAAATATTTTAGAAAATCTCATTTAGCACATCATCGTTATTTAGGAATAAAAAACAAAGATCCAGACTTTGTTTTTATAAATGAACTTGATCCAACTCAAAAAAAAAGTTGTTACCAAATTTATATAATGGCAATTCGAAATAAAAAATGGCTTAAAAGTTCTAATTTTGGAAATTTATATTATTTTAATTATAAAGAAATTTTAGAAGTTTTTTTCTGGTGGTTTATTTTTTTAGTTACTTTAATTTATATTTTTTCATTAAAAAAAGTAATTATATTCTTAATACTTTGGTTTGTATCAAAAGCAACATTATATCATTTTTTAAAAGTATTTATGGAAATTTCAGATCATGCTGGACTTGAAATCAATGGAATTATAAAAAGTACAAGATCAATGCCAAATAAATTATCAAGTATGATTTTTTTTCCTTTTGGAGATAACTATCATTTAACACACCATCTTCTTCCAAAAATCCCAACTATTAAATTAAGAAAAGCCCATAAAATATTAATTGAGTGGGATAATTACCAAAAAGCTTGTTTTCCCAAAAGATATTTTTTTGGTAGAAAATCTGTGATAATGAATTGGGTAATTCATCGAAAGAAAAGTGATTTTACCTAA